The proteins below come from a single Corynebacterium glyciniphilum AJ 3170 genomic window:
- a CDS encoding amino acid permease: MTDTSTDPGTLPRRDTVRLPTLVSLIVGSCVGAGIFALPQNISAVASPGAAIIGWVITGIGMLCVAFVFQALAQRKPNLDSGVYSYVRGGLGDFVGFASGWGYWLGSIIAQVGYATLFFGSLGHFLPLFADGQSLVQAFFVSGLNWVIFLALSRGVRQAAVLNVVTTAAKLLPILAFLGILVFAGFHTEIFTADFWGSANTFGDNADEAASLSDQVKGMMLFTVWAFIGVEGASTYSRRARRRKDVSMATLLGFLTVFLLLVMVSFLSYGVAPREELAAMGDNSMAEVLELVVGPWGAGLVSIGLCISVLGAYVSWQMLCAEPITLMAQDGLLPRKLGYINQRGAPVVAQLFSAIVIQLFIVIFYLNESAYTTMVQLATSLYLIPYLFSALYLVFLCTRGEGISHPDAGTKFDLSGPTVGAPTNRRHLLIGALAFVYSLWLFYAADVKYVLMGMVLIVPGMIAYVVTRRRAGGRVFNAFEWVIAVGVTVAAVVAVVLIAQGTLSL; this comes from the coding sequence GTGACTGACACCTCCACCGACCCCGGCACGCTGCCCCGGCGGGACACCGTCCGCCTGCCGACGCTGGTCTCCCTCATCGTCGGATCCTGTGTGGGCGCAGGCATCTTCGCCCTGCCGCAGAACATCTCAGCAGTGGCCTCGCCGGGTGCCGCGATCATCGGCTGGGTGATCACCGGCATCGGTATGTTGTGCGTCGCCTTCGTCTTCCAGGCATTGGCACAGCGCAAACCGAACCTGGACTCCGGGGTGTACAGCTACGTTCGGGGAGGCCTCGGCGATTTCGTCGGGTTCGCGTCCGGCTGGGGATACTGGCTGGGCAGCATCATCGCCCAGGTCGGCTACGCCACCCTCTTCTTCGGCTCGCTCGGCCACTTCCTCCCCCTCTTCGCCGACGGCCAGTCACTCGTCCAGGCATTCTTCGTCTCGGGGCTGAACTGGGTGATCTTCCTGGCATTGTCGCGAGGAGTACGCCAGGCAGCCGTCCTGAACGTGGTCACGACCGCGGCGAAACTCCTGCCGATTCTCGCGTTCCTCGGGATCCTGGTCTTCGCCGGTTTCCACACCGAGATCTTCACCGCCGACTTCTGGGGATCAGCGAATACCTTCGGCGACAACGCCGATGAGGCAGCAAGTCTGTCCGACCAGGTCAAGGGCATGATGCTGTTCACTGTGTGGGCGTTCATCGGTGTCGAAGGGGCTTCGACATACTCACGCCGGGCACGCCGCCGCAAGGACGTCTCCATGGCCACCTTGCTGGGCTTCCTCACCGTGTTCCTCCTGTTGGTCATGGTCAGTTTCCTGTCCTACGGCGTAGCGCCACGCGAGGAGCTCGCTGCCATGGGTGACAACTCCATGGCCGAGGTCCTCGAACTCGTCGTCGGCCCGTGGGGTGCCGGTCTGGTCTCCATCGGCCTGTGCATTTCCGTGCTGGGTGCCTACGTCTCCTGGCAGATGCTGTGCGCCGAGCCAATCACCCTGATGGCGCAGGACGGCCTGCTCCCCCGCAAGCTCGGATACATCAACCAGCGTGGCGCCCCGGTCGTCGCCCAGCTGTTCTCAGCGATCGTCATCCAGCTGTTCATCGTGATCTTCTACCTCAACGAGTCCGCCTACACCACGATGGTGCAGCTGGCGACATCGTTGTATCTGATCCCGTATCTGTTCTCGGCACTGTACCTGGTGTTCCTGTGCACCCGCGGCGAAGGAATCTCCCACCCCGATGCCGGGACGAAGTTTGACCTGTCCGGTCCCACCGTGGGCGCTCCGACCAACCGCCGGCACCTGCTGATCGGCGCGTTGGCATTCGTGTACTCACTGTGGCTGTTCTACGCCGCAGACGTGAAGTACGTCCTGATGGGCATGGTTCTGATCGTCCCCGGCATGATCGCCTACGTTGTCACCCGCCGCCGTGCCGGGGGACGCGTCTTCAACGCCTTCGAGTGGGTCATTGCCGTCGGAGTCACCGTGGCGGCGGTCGTCGCGGTGGTGCTGATCGCCCAGGGGACGCTGAGCCTGTGA
- a CDS encoding alpha/beta fold hydrolase, whose amino-acid sequence MNSSASPNLRTTSTRRHGHTVREHVLTAPLVHHSPDPRTVEIYAREYVPDGGEDRPALLFLQGGPGHGAPRPTANGDGGSLSGWLGEALNHYRVILFDQRGTGRSTPVDVAAPEALGPTPQDQADYLTHLRADSIVEDAELLRRALGDDPWTLLGQSFGGFCITSYLSRRPEGVREAFFTGGLPGYANDAHTRVDDIYRATFAKTAVRNDRFYTRFPWARHRVAEICRHLDDTEETLPTGERLTSRRFRTVGMNLGRTGGFDMLSYLLEDPFRTVPGSPGAAGRRRLRTPFLTELAGHLSVSDAPLYAVMHESIYGIDTATRWSAHRLREEVSGFTENTENTDRAGGPLYLTAEHFFPWQFEEDPALRPWKEVADLLAAKDDWTPLYDADQLRQTSVPTAAAVYLDDIFVPFELSMETASTIRGLRPRVTNRWEHNGISQDGAAILRHLRALVKDH is encoded by the coding sequence ATGAACTCCAGCGCCTCCCCCAACCTCCGGACAACTTCGACCCGCCGCCACGGACACACCGTCCGGGAACATGTCCTCACCGCGCCGCTGGTCCATCACTCTCCTGACCCACGTACCGTCGAGATCTACGCCCGCGAGTATGTCCCGGACGGCGGCGAGGATCGCCCCGCGCTGCTGTTCCTCCAGGGCGGACCCGGCCACGGGGCACCCCGTCCCACAGCGAACGGTGACGGCGGATCCCTCTCAGGGTGGCTCGGCGAGGCGCTCAACCACTACCGGGTGATCCTGTTCGACCAACGCGGCACCGGCCGCTCAACTCCCGTCGATGTCGCAGCTCCCGAAGCACTCGGACCCACACCCCAGGACCAGGCCGACTACCTCACCCACCTACGTGCTGACAGCATCGTGGAAGACGCCGAACTGCTTCGCCGGGCACTCGGTGACGATCCCTGGACGCTGTTGGGCCAGTCTTTCGGTGGATTCTGCATCACCTCCTACCTCTCCCGTCGACCCGAAGGAGTCCGTGAAGCTTTCTTCACCGGCGGACTGCCCGGTTATGCCAACGACGCGCACACCCGGGTGGACGACATCTACCGCGCCACCTTCGCCAAGACCGCCGTCCGCAACGACCGCTTCTACACCCGCTTCCCGTGGGCGCGGCACCGTGTGGCCGAGATCTGCCGTCACCTGGACGACACCGAGGAGACACTGCCGACCGGCGAGCGTCTGACGTCACGCAGGTTCCGCACCGTCGGCATGAACCTGGGCCGCACCGGGGGTTTCGACATGTTGTCCTACCTGCTGGAAGACCCCTTCCGCACCGTCCCCGGCAGCCCGGGGGCCGCGGGACGTCGCCGTCTACGCACACCCTTTCTCACCGAACTGGCCGGACACCTCAGTGTGTCGGACGCCCCGCTGTACGCGGTGATGCACGAGTCGATCTACGGCATCGACACCGCCACCCGCTGGTCGGCACACCGTCTCCGCGAGGAGGTCTCCGGTTTCACGGAGAACACCGAGAACACCGACCGTGCCGGCGGTCCGCTCTATCTCACCGCCGAGCACTTCTTTCCCTGGCAGTTCGAAGAAGATCCAGCGCTGCGCCCGTGGAAGGAAGTCGCCGACCTGCTCGCCGCAAAGGATGACTGGACGCCGCTCTACGACGCCGACCAACTACGGCAGACAAGCGTCCCGACCGCCGCCGCGGTCTACCTCGACGACATCTTCGTCCCGTTCGAGCTGTCGATGGAGACGGCCTCGACGATCCGGGGATTGCGCCCCCGCGTCACCAACCGCTGGGAACACAACGGAATCAGCCAGGATGGCGCCGCTATCCTGCGGCATCTGCGCGCGCTGGTGAAAGATCACTGA